The following coding sequences lie in one Paenibacillus durus ATCC 35681 genomic window:
- a CDS encoding DUF2626 family protein yields the protein MARMFRVLGFFTLTTGLMAFAGGMIEMALLFFLQTAFFVIMGYMKFTEKTYILLFWGYMIVTFTGFSYWTIFEMGLPL from the coding sequence GTGGCTCGGATGTTTCGTGTACTGGGATTTTTCACGCTGACAACCGGTCTGATGGCGTTTGCTGGCGGTATGATCGAAATGGCCCTGTTGTTCTTTTTACAGACCGCATTTTTCGTGATCATGGGGTATATGAAGTTTACCGAAAAAACCTATATCCTGCTGTTCTGGGGCTATATGATTGTCACATTTACAGGCTTCAGCTACTGGACGATCTTTGAGATGGGCCTTCCCCTGTGA
- a CDS encoding ketopantoate reductase family protein: MRIDIIGAGSLGLLLAGKLIFAGNRVRLWCRSEEQRAALSEDGITISYEDGRQPILVPGSEVEALPMSEFSRLYPEQPGDWLVLAVKQGPLRSMLPELLAPLRQSELNLLCLQNGWGHLELLQELLPAAHLYAAVTTEGAKRESPVRVVHAGTGRTVIGLWGENGTVENITAASLAEALVLAGFPVTLSNEVDIAIFRKLLINAVINPLTAVWRIPNGELLASDLRLSMMRELYEEAVSVYDACGIAYEFSLWDDILEVCRATSGNLSSMLADVLAFRETEIGWINGSLVELANQSGVDVPAHRLIIRMVEGMIVKER, encoded by the coding sequence TTGAGAATCGATATTATTGGTGCAGGCTCGCTCGGACTTCTGCTGGCGGGGAAGCTGATCTTTGCCGGAAACAGAGTGAGGCTATGGTGCAGAAGCGAAGAGCAGCGCGCGGCGCTTTCGGAAGACGGCATTACGATAAGCTATGAGGACGGACGGCAGCCGATCCTGGTTCCAGGCAGCGAGGTTGAAGCACTGCCCATGAGCGAGTTCTCCCGGCTCTATCCGGAGCAGCCCGGAGACTGGCTAGTGCTAGCAGTCAAACAAGGGCCGCTTCGCAGCATGCTGCCGGAACTCCTTGCTCCGCTTCGGCAAAGCGAACTGAATCTTCTATGTCTTCAGAACGGCTGGGGACATTTGGAACTGCTTCAGGAACTGCTGCCTGCGGCCCATCTGTATGCCGCCGTAACGACGGAAGGAGCCAAGCGGGAGTCTCCAGTCCGTGTCGTTCACGCTGGGACGGGACGGACGGTCATCGGTTTGTGGGGGGAGAACGGGACCGTGGAGAATATTACGGCAGCTTCATTGGCCGAGGCGCTGGTGTTAGCAGGATTTCCCGTAACGTTGTCGAATGAAGTGGATATTGCAATTTTCCGGAAGCTTCTGATTAATGCCGTAATTAATCCGCTGACTGCTGTATGGCGTATTCCGAACGGTGAACTGCTGGCCTCAGATCTGCGCCTAAGCATGATGAGGGAGCTTTACGAGGAAGCGGTTTCCGTCTATGACGCCTGCGGTATTGCCTACGAATTCAGCCTATGGGATGACATACTTGAAGTATGCCGCGCGACATCCGGAAATCTGTCCTCCATGCTGGCTGACGTTCTGGCCTTCAGGGAGACGGAAATCGGCTGGATTAACGGCAGTCTGGTTGAATTGGCGAACCAGTCGGGCGTAGATGTGCCCGCGCACCGATTGATAATCAGGATGGTGGAGGGCATGATTGTAAAGGAGAGGTGA
- a CDS encoding ABC transporter ATP-binding protein, with protein MDPILQIKDLHVSFFVKGGEVQAVRGMNFEIGKGETVAIVGESGSGKSVTAQSIMRLIPSPPSKVKKGEIIFQGQDILKKSIKEMEAIRGKDIGMIFQDPMTSLNPTIKVGKQITEVLIKHQKMSAADATKQGIEMLKLVGIKNAEARFNQYPHEFSGGMRQRVMIAIALACRPALLIADEPTTALDVTIQAQIMDVMKDMQQKLGTSIILITHDLGVVAGMCDRVIVMYAGEVVETGTRWEIFKNPQHPYTKGLLRSMPRLDQKKGEPLIPIVGTPPDLIKPPIGCPFTARCSEAMAICERIDPGTTEFSDTHTARCWNLHPMAKEVQQS; from the coding sequence ATGGACCCAATTTTACAGATAAAAGATTTGCATGTTTCGTTTTTTGTAAAGGGCGGTGAAGTACAGGCCGTCCGTGGTATGAACTTCGAGATCGGCAAAGGGGAAACGGTAGCGATCGTCGGCGAGTCCGGCAGCGGAAAGAGCGTTACCGCTCAATCGATTATGCGGCTGATCCCATCGCCGCCATCGAAAGTCAAGAAGGGCGAAATCATTTTTCAGGGACAGGATATTCTCAAGAAAAGCATCAAAGAAATGGAAGCTATTCGCGGCAAAGACATTGGCATGATATTTCAAGACCCGATGACCTCTCTTAACCCCACGATCAAAGTGGGCAAGCAAATCACGGAAGTATTGATCAAACATCAGAAAATGTCAGCGGCCGATGCGACCAAGCAAGGCATTGAAATGTTGAAGCTTGTCGGCATCAAGAATGCCGAGGCCCGCTTTAATCAATATCCCCATGAATTTTCCGGCGGTATGCGGCAGCGGGTGATGATCGCGATTGCTCTGGCTTGCCGTCCGGCGCTGCTTATTGCGGACGAGCCGACAACGGCGCTCGACGTAACGATCCAGGCGCAGATCATGGACGTTATGAAGGATATGCAGCAAAAGCTCGGCACCTCCATCATTCTGATTACGCATGACCTTGGCGTTGTCGCCGGCATGTGCGACCGGGTTATCGTCATGTACGCGGGTGAAGTGGTGGAAACAGGAACAAGATGGGAAATTTTCAAAAATCCGCAGCACCCGTACACGAAGGGGCTGCTTCGTTCGATGCCGCGTCTGGACCAGAAGAAAGGCGAGCCTTTGATCCCGATCGTCGGCACGCCGCCCGATCTGATCAAACCGCCGATCGGCTGCCCATTCACCGCGCGCTGCAGTGAAGCGATGGCAATCTGCGAAAGAATCGATCCGGGCACTACGGAATTCAGCGATACGCATACGGCGCGCTGCTGGAATCTGCACCCGATGGCCAAGGAGGTGCAACAATCTTGA
- a CDS encoding coiled-coil domain-containing protein has protein sequence MLFRKRLAFFPLILLCCSLLLIPQAPYSSADPEQSAPAAAPSASPSSMPSFPDNEEARRLMQQTLSATEIEKEIERIGAEQHTLEQKTAELSSQAAKKKSDIAEKEKRAGAIVRAYYTGDRDPLLTAMLSAKTLSKWFILLDYYEMIMGHDQEILAEYEKEYKDLRTTLAAAERTSQELAELRSALEEQKLRVEALHKDIDGTIQSSGNPESMAALLEEFTAYWQNIGIHEVKTYFKALSAAMNHLPQFVESRDGVLTRRGMTYELNLKEADLNEFLHSENKLFDNFAFTFESGSVIATGKSGDLSLRLQGHYTIQEEPMNGLMFHVDSIIFNGLELPDTTRKSLEEEFDLGFYPSKIVSFLRASEVDSKDRVLHVKLTLSF, from the coding sequence GTGCTCTTCCGCAAACGTCTGGCTTTCTTTCCGCTTATACTGCTCTGCTGCTCGCTGCTGCTGATTCCTCAGGCGCCGTATTCGTCTGCCGATCCGGAGCAAAGCGCACCGGCCGCCGCTCCTTCCGCTTCCCCTTCTTCTATGCCGTCTTTTCCGGATAATGAAGAAGCCCGCAGGCTGATGCAGCAGACACTGTCCGCAACTGAAATCGAGAAGGAAATTGAACGCATCGGCGCCGAGCAGCACACACTTGAACAAAAGACAGCCGAATTGAGCAGCCAAGCCGCCAAGAAAAAGTCCGATATCGCGGAAAAAGAAAAACGGGCTGGCGCCATTGTACGCGCCTACTATACAGGAGACAGGGACCCTTTGCTGACCGCCATGCTATCTGCAAAGACTCTCAGCAAATGGTTCATTCTGCTCGATTACTATGAAATGATTATGGGTCATGACCAAGAAATACTGGCGGAGTATGAGAAGGAGTATAAAGATCTGCGGACCACGCTGGCGGCGGCGGAACGCACTTCGCAAGAGTTGGCGGAACTGAGAAGCGCCTTAGAGGAACAGAAGCTGCGAGTTGAGGCTTTACACAAGGATATTGACGGCACCATTCAGAGCAGCGGGAATCCGGAGAGCATGGCAGCCCTTCTGGAGGAATTTACAGCTTACTGGCAAAATATCGGGATTCATGAAGTCAAGACTTATTTTAAAGCGCTGTCCGCGGCGATGAATCATCTCCCGCAGTTCGTAGAGAGCCGTGACGGCGTTCTGACGCGCCGGGGGATGACTTACGAATTGAATTTGAAGGAAGCGGACTTGAATGAATTTTTGCATTCCGAGAACAAGCTGTTCGACAATTTCGCTTTTACGTTCGAGAGCGGTTCGGTTATCGCCACTGGCAAGAGCGGGGACTTGTCGCTTCGCCTTCAGGGACATTACACCATACAGGAAGAGCCAATGAACGGGCTGATGTTCCATGTGGACAGCATCATCTTCAATGGCCTTGAATTACCCGATACGACGCGCAAATCACTGGAAGAGGAGTTTGATCTGGGCTTCTATCCGTCTAAGATCGTCTCTTTCCTTCGCGCCTCTGAAGTGGACAGCAAGGATCGCGTGCTTCATGTGAAGCTTACCCTGTCGTTCTGA
- a CDS encoding DUF3397 domain-containing protein: MEWLRNSLIVLSITPVLPFLLVYFISVAMGRDKKPALQLAMDVTTVFLLFSVSALFNIIFHSGFGFYLILLLVLIAAGLIGGAQNRLKGKVDGKRLLRAVWRLGFLFMGTGYVVFMVVGMIKYILKVMS, from the coding sequence TTGGAATGGCTCCGCAATTCGCTGATCGTATTAAGCATAACGCCTGTACTGCCTTTTTTGCTCGTCTATTTTATCTCTGTTGCTATGGGGCGGGACAAGAAGCCGGCTCTACAGCTGGCTATGGATGTGACGACTGTTTTTCTGCTGTTCTCCGTATCGGCGCTGTTCAATATCATTTTTCATTCGGGCTTCGGATTCTATCTGATTCTCCTGCTTGTGCTGATTGCGGCGGGATTGATCGGCGGCGCTCAGAATCGCCTGAAGGGAAAGGTAGACGGGAAAAGATTGCTGAGGGCGGTCTGGAGGCTTGGCTTTTTGTTCATGGGGACAGGTTATGTGGTATTCATGGTTGTCGGAATGATTAAGTATATCCTAAAGGTAATGTCATGA
- a CDS encoding ABC transporter permease — translation MDPSGVNLKPEDFRKIGVDEKQAEVIERESLSAWQDAWQRLRQNKMAMVSLGLLVLIIIGAIIGPHITKFDYYSNDYLNTNVPPNAEHWFGTDELGRDVFVRTWHGARISLIVGLAAALIDLLIGVVYGGIMGFFGGRTDSIMNKISEVLYSIPYLLVVILLLVVLEPSLWTIILALTITGWINMSWIVRGEIMQLKNREYVLASRSMGAGSARLLFKHLLPNAIGPIIVTVTLSVPNAIFAEAFLSFLGLGVQAPRASLGSMISDALTGWLAFPWRMLFPAILISVTMLAFNIFGDGLRDALDPKLKK, via the coding sequence ATGGATCCATCGGGCGTTAACCTGAAGCCCGAAGATTTCCGCAAGATTGGCGTGGATGAGAAGCAGGCGGAAGTCATTGAACGCGAAAGTCTGTCGGCGTGGCAGGACGCTTGGCAGCGGCTGCGCCAGAACAAAATGGCCATGGTCTCGCTGGGCCTGCTCGTATTGATTATTATCGGTGCTATTATCGGTCCGCATATTACGAAGTTTGATTATTACTCCAATGACTATTTGAATACGAACGTACCCCCGAACGCTGAACACTGGTTCGGCACCGACGAACTGGGCCGCGACGTGTTCGTCCGCACCTGGCACGGTGCGCGAATTTCCCTGATCGTAGGTCTGGCCGCAGCTCTGATTGACCTTCTCATCGGTGTAGTATACGGCGGGATCATGGGATTCTTCGGTGGACGTACGGACAGCATCATGAACAAAATTTCTGAGGTTTTGTACTCCATTCCATATCTTCTGGTCGTTATTTTGCTTCTGGTCGTGCTGGAGCCAAGCTTGTGGACGATCATCCTGGCGCTGACGATTACGGGCTGGATTAACATGTCGTGGATTGTACGCGGCGAGATTATGCAGCTCAAGAACCGCGAGTATGTGCTGGCGTCGCGATCAATGGGTGCAGGTTCCGCACGCCTGCTGTTCAAGCATCTGCTTCCGAACGCTATTGGACCGATTATCGTAACGGTTACGCTGTCCGTTCCAAATGCAATCTTTGCCGAAGCATTCTTGAGCTTCCTTGGACTCGGCGTACAAGCACCTAGAGCCTCGCTCGGTTCCATGATCAGTGACGCGCTGACCGGCTGGCTGGCATTCCCATGGCGTATGCTGTTCCCGGCAATTTTGATCAGTGTGACCATGCTGGCGTTTAACATTTTTGGTGACGGCCTTCGCGACGCGCTTGACCCTAAACTGAAGAAATAG
- a CDS encoding ABC transporter ATP-binding protein produces MSKQLIEVEGLKKYFNVGQGKVLRAVDNINFSIREGETLGMVGESGCGKTTAGRTVLRLYEPTAGSVKFNGTDIYKLSPGKMKAMRRDMQMIFQDPYASLNPRFTVSDIIGEALDIHKMAGSRAERKKRIEELLDMVGLNHDHATRYPHEFSGGQRQRIGIARALAVNPKFIVCDEPISALDVSIQAQVVNLLKELQGRLGLTYLFIAHDLSMVKHISDRVAVMYLGKMVELAESEELYANPIHPYTKTLLSAIPIPDPEIEVNKKRLHMHDELASPIFSADAKTSEEETKLVEVSKGHWVAKAYA; encoded by the coding sequence TTGAGCAAGCAACTGATTGAGGTGGAAGGCCTCAAGAAATATTTTAATGTAGGCCAAGGCAAGGTGCTCAGAGCGGTCGATAATATCAACTTCTCGATCCGCGAAGGTGAGACGCTCGGAATGGTAGGCGAGTCAGGCTGCGGAAAAACGACAGCGGGCCGTACGGTCCTGCGTCTGTACGAACCGACCGCCGGCAGCGTTAAGTTTAACGGTACGGACATTTACAAACTGTCTCCAGGGAAAATGAAAGCTATGCGCCGCGACATGCAGATGATCTTCCAGGACCCTTACGCGTCGCTTAACCCGCGATTTACGGTTTCGGATATTATCGGCGAAGCGCTGGATATCCATAAAATGGCCGGCAGCCGCGCTGAGCGGAAGAAACGGATCGAGGAACTGCTCGATATGGTTGGTCTTAACCATGACCATGCAACGCGGTATCCGCATGAATTCTCCGGCGGCCAGCGCCAGCGGATCGGGATTGCCCGCGCGCTTGCGGTAAATCCAAAATTCATCGTCTGCGACGAACCGATTTCAGCGCTTGACGTGTCGATTCAGGCTCAGGTCGTCAACCTGCTGAAAGAGCTTCAGGGCCGTCTGGGTCTGACCTATCTGTTCATTGCGCATGATTTGTCCATGGTTAAGCATATCAGCGACCGCGTGGCGGTCATGTATCTGGGTAAGATGGTTGAGCTGGCCGAGAGTGAAGAACTGTACGCCAACCCGATTCATCCTTATACCAAAACGCTCTTGTCAGCTATTCCGATTCCCGATCCGGAAATTGAGGTCAACAAGAAACGCCTGCATATGCATGATGAGCTGGCCAGCCCGATTTTCTCGGCTGACGCGAAGACCAGCGAAGAAGAAACGAAGCTGGTTGAGGTTTCGAAAGGCCACTGGGTAGCCAAGGCATACGCCTAA
- a CDS encoding transposase, translating into MKHTSYGFDVLALVGELRFKHHYTLAELNEELNQRGVVTSERNCMRLYERYLTLLRASVTDHLREKLADVVREYGGLLLSMDGVQPEKGNETLYVVREGFSGSILAAKNLKSGSAEELKRLLEPVEQLGFPVIGLLSDGQHSIRLAMSGLWPDIPYQYCQYHYLKDIAKPVMELDRKLKTGIKKNLRGIRELEKQVQCESSDEAEITKEYLAAVRSILLEDGNPPLDLPGIRVYEGAKAIQKSLKRCSKKGGSDSTGSC; encoded by the coding sequence ATGAAACACACGTCTTATGGCTTCGATGTGCTTGCGCTCGTTGGCGAGCTTCGCTTCAAGCACCACTACACCCTTGCGGAACTAAACGAGGAATTGAACCAACGAGGTGTCGTGACCTCTGAGCGCAATTGTATGCGGCTGTACGAACGCTATCTCACCTTGCTCCGTGCTTCGGTGACCGACCATCTTCGCGAGAAGTTGGCAGATGTCGTACGGGAATATGGCGGTCTGCTTCTTTCCATGGATGGAGTTCAACCCGAAAAGGGAAACGAGACGCTGTACGTGGTGCGGGAAGGATTTAGCGGCAGCATTTTGGCAGCTAAAAACTTGAAAAGCGGCAGCGCGGAAGAATTGAAGCGTCTACTCGAACCGGTGGAACAGTTAGGCTTTCCCGTCATTGGACTCCTCAGCGATGGCCAACATTCGATCCGTCTGGCGATGTCCGGGCTGTGGCCGGACATCCCGTACCAGTACTGTCAGTACCACTACCTAAAGGACATTGCCAAACCTGTCATGGAGCTTGACCGAAAACTCAAGACAGGCATTAAGAAAAACTTGCGCGGTATCCGTGAATTGGAAAAACAAGTGCAGTGCGAATCCTCCGACGAAGCCGAGATTACCAAGGAATACCTGGCGGCCGTACGCTCCATTTTGCTGGAAGATGGCAATCCGCCTCTGGATCTTCCCGGTATCCGGGTTTACGAAGGGGCAAAGGCGATCCAGAAATCACTGAAACGCTGCTCTAAAAAAGGGGGCTCCGATTCAACGGGAAGCTGCTGA
- a CDS encoding ABC transporter permease, translated as MVRYIANKFFYMLVSLFVLISATFFLMKAIPGDPFTSEKKIPDEIRQRLYEQYGLDKPVSQQYLKYLGNIVQGDFGVSMKRLNQDVSHIIGQTFSASLKLGLVAIIVSIIVGIFLGMLAALYHRKFIDTAAMVLAVLGIAVPSFVLATVLQYVFASKLGWVDVMGFNDPLDYVLPVAALSAQPIAFIARLTRSSMLEVLHADYIKTAKAKGLSWIVILFRHVLRNGILPVVTYLGPMTANIVTGSVVIEQIFGIGGIGKQFVEAISTRDYPIIMGITIFYGILLMVTRFITDIAYVFVDPRIKLTGGKEG; from the coding sequence ATGGTACGCTATATTGCGAATAAGTTTTTTTATATGCTGGTTTCCCTGTTTGTGCTGATCTCAGCAACGTTTTTTCTGATGAAGGCTATTCCGGGTGATCCGTTCACATCCGAGAAGAAAATACCGGACGAAATCCGCCAGCGGCTGTATGAACAGTACGGTCTGGACAAGCCCGTCTCCCAGCAGTATCTTAAATATTTGGGTAACATTGTGCAAGGTGATTTTGGAGTTTCCATGAAACGCTTGAATCAGGACGTATCACATATTATTGGACAGACGTTCTCCGCTTCACTGAAGTTGGGGCTTGTCGCTATTATCGTGTCGATTATTGTCGGTATTTTTCTGGGGATGCTGGCGGCGCTCTACCACCGCAAATTTATCGACACCGCGGCGATGGTACTGGCGGTTCTTGGAATAGCGGTACCAAGCTTTGTGCTTGCCACGGTGCTGCAGTATGTTTTTGCTTCAAAGCTGGGTTGGGTTGATGTCATGGGCTTTAATGATCCTTTAGACTATGTGCTTCCAGTCGCTGCATTGTCGGCGCAGCCGATTGCTTTTATCGCCAGGCTGACCCGATCCAGCATGCTTGAAGTGCTGCATGCGGATTATATCAAGACGGCGAAGGCCAAAGGTCTTAGCTGGATCGTTATCCTCTTCCGCCACGTGCTGCGTAACGGCATTTTACCGGTCGTGACTTATCTGGGACCAATGACGGCTAACATCGTTACCGGCTCCGTCGTAATCGAGCAGATCTTCGGCATTGGCGGCATCGGCAAGCAGTTCGTCGAAGCGATAAGTACACGCGACTATCCGATCATTATGGGAATTACGATCTTCTACGGTATTCTGTTAATGGTAACTCGCTTTATTACAGACATTGCTTATGTATTTGTGGATCCGCGTATCAAATTGACCGGGGGAAAGGAGGGCTAA
- a CDS encoding peptide ABC transporter substrate-binding protein, with the protein MKKSKSLLLLFALVLVIGTVLAGCGGGNNAATNTGNTPAASDGSASGEKLAADQTLKINLSSEPPTFDPALAQDSQANTVLKTMYEGLTRMNDETGQAEPGIAEKWDVSADGLVYTFHLRDAKWSNGDPVTSADFVRAWKRVLDPAAAEPAPYSYQLYYLKNAQEYNEKKITDFNQVGVKAVDDKTLEVTLKAPTPYFLGLLSFYTYYPVHKSVEGNAKWATSKDTMIVDGPFTLTEWTTGQSLQVSKNDNYWDKDSIKLSKIDFSLVNSSATELQAYESGQLDYSGAPNGEIPTEQLPIVQQKYPDEFQRKGIASVYYYEFNVTEKPFSNVKIRKALAMAIDRQTLIDKVTLGGQLPAFGYVPPGVAGANGEYRTAIKDNYFTEDVAQAKTLLAEGLQEEGLTKLPTFTLSYNTSEGHKKIALAVADMWKKALGIDVKLENQEWAVFIENRQHQNFQVARAGWTADYNDPMTFLDMWVTKGGNNDTGYANPAYDKLIAEAKATGDAAVRQEKFAAAEKMIIQDDMILMPIYYYTNNSLTKPYLKGVTLDFSGAIDLTRAYLLEH; encoded by the coding sequence ATGAAGAAGAGTAAAAGTCTTTTACTCCTGTTCGCACTCGTTCTTGTCATTGGAACCGTGCTTGCAGGATGCGGCGGTGGCAATAATGCTGCCACGAACACTGGCAACACACCAGCCGCTTCTGATGGAAGCGCATCGGGAGAGAAGCTCGCCGCTGATCAAACGCTTAAAATTAACCTGAGCTCCGAGCCTCCGACATTCGATCCGGCTCTTGCGCAAGACAGCCAGGCTAACACGGTCCTGAAGACCATGTACGAAGGTTTGACCCGCATGAATGATGAAACTGGACAAGCCGAGCCGGGCATCGCCGAGAAATGGGATGTTTCCGCTGACGGTTTAGTATATACGTTCCACCTGCGCGACGCCAAGTGGAGTAATGGAGACCCTGTAACTTCCGCCGACTTCGTTCGCGCTTGGAAGCGGGTCCTTGATCCTGCCGCTGCTGAGCCTGCCCCTTACTCTTACCAATTGTATTACCTGAAGAACGCTCAAGAGTACAACGAAAAGAAAATTACCGACTTCAACCAAGTAGGCGTTAAAGCGGTTGACGACAAGACGCTGGAAGTGACGCTGAAAGCGCCAACTCCATATTTCCTGGGTCTTCTGTCCTTCTATACTTACTATCCGGTTCATAAATCCGTTGAAGGCAATGCGAAATGGGCAACAAGCAAAGACACTATGATCGTTGACGGTCCTTTCACACTGACCGAATGGACGACTGGACAATCGCTGCAAGTATCCAAGAACGACAACTACTGGGATAAAGATTCCATTAAACTTAGCAAAATCGACTTCTCGCTCGTGAACAGCAGCGCTACCGAACTCCAAGCATACGAAAGTGGCCAATTGGACTATTCAGGCGCTCCAAACGGCGAAATTCCGACGGAGCAGCTTCCGATCGTTCAACAAAAATATCCGGATGAGTTCCAAAGAAAAGGTATTGCAAGTGTGTACTACTACGAGTTCAACGTGACTGAGAAACCTTTCAGCAACGTTAAGATTCGTAAGGCTCTTGCGATGGCGATCGACCGTCAAACGCTGATTGACAAGGTTACGCTGGGCGGACAACTGCCGGCATTCGGCTATGTTCCTCCGGGCGTTGCCGGCGCTAACGGTGAATACCGCACGGCTATTAAAGACAACTACTTTACTGAAGATGTAGCACAAGCCAAGACTCTGCTGGCTGAAGGTCTGCAAGAAGAAGGCCTGACTAAACTGCCTACCTTCACCCTGTCGTACAACACGAGTGAAGGCCATAAGAAGATTGCCCTGGCAGTCGCTGACATGTGGAAGAAAGCTCTGGGCATTGACGTGAAGCTGGAAAATCAAGAATGGGCCGTATTTATCGAAAACCGTCAACATCAGAACTTCCAAGTTGCCCGCGCAGGCTGGACAGCGGATTACAACGATCCGATGACCTTCCTTGACATGTGGGTAACCAAAGGCGGTAACAACGATACCGGTTATGCCAACCCTGCATATGATAAGCTGATCGCCGAAGCGAAGGCGACGGGTGATGCTGCGGTTCGTCAAGAGAAATTTGCAGCAGCTGAGAAAATGATCATTCAGGACGATATGATCCTGATGCCGATTTACTACTATACCAACAACTCGCTGACTAAGCCTTACCTGAAAGGCGTTACGCTTGATTTCAGCGGCGCTATTGACCTGACTCGCGCTTACCTGCTCGAGCACTAA
- a CDS encoding RsfA family transcriptional regulator yields the protein MTAIRQDAWSEEDDLILAEVTLRHIREGSTQLAAFEEVGERIGRTSAACGFRWNSSVRKSYEEAITIAKGQRQKRSYLKKQTSSRGAQVAGFIIGDGDEIYGNEGAENSLSIDAVIRFLRQWKGTYQEAGRQLKMLERDLRDKEEELSELRAENERLSKEVNTAQSDYRVVNDDYKALIQIMDRARRLAFLSEEEEEIKNRFKMDANGNLERIE from the coding sequence ATGACAGCCATTAGACAGGATGCCTGGAGCGAGGAAGACGATCTCATTTTGGCCGAGGTTACACTGCGCCATATCCGGGAAGGCAGTACACAGCTCGCCGCGTTTGAAGAAGTGGGCGAAAGAATCGGCAGGACATCGGCGGCCTGCGGATTTCGCTGGAACAGCAGTGTTCGCAAAAGCTACGAGGAAGCGATAACTATTGCGAAAGGCCAGCGTCAGAAAAGGAGCTATCTGAAAAAACAAACCTCGTCCAGAGGCGCGCAGGTAGCCGGCTTCATTATCGGTGACGGTGATGAGATTTACGGGAATGAAGGAGCCGAGAACTCCTTGTCCATCGATGCCGTTATCCGGTTTCTGAGACAGTGGAAGGGTACTTATCAGGAGGCGGGCCGTCAGCTAAAAATGCTGGAAAGGGATCTTCGCGATAAGGAGGAGGAGCTGTCCGAACTCCGAGCCGAGAATGAGAGATTGTCCAAAGAAGTGAATACGGCCCAAAGCGATTATCGCGTGGTTAACGATGACTACAAGGCGCTTATTCAGATCATGGACCGCGCCCGCAGGCTCGCATTCTTAAGCGAAGAGGAAGAGGAAATCAAGAACCGCTTCAAGATGGACGCCAACGGAAATCTGGAAAGAATCGAATGA